Part of the Prunus dulcis chromosome 8, ALMONDv2, whole genome shotgun sequence genome is shown below.
TTAGCCATTTCCAGGAGCCGGTGgcattctttattttatttgcagTTCCTCGAGCTAgttttataatcataatacAATTGTCTTGCCTATGGTCAAATAAGAAATCAAGGGCCATAATATACAGCACACATGCCCTACATTCTGTGTCTGTAGATTTTAATTGCAGATACTAAAATCTTGGTGTTGCAGTGCTACCAAGTACTTCAGTGTTTTTGTATAGGAAATAATACATCTATTAAACCAATACCAAATCAACTACAAAGAAACTGCGGGCATTTTACAAACTGAGTACCTTGTAAATCTAAAAAAAGTTGCTCTTATGAAGAACATTAAACAAGTTGGGCTATATGCGACTTAAAATACACATTCAAAGATTATAGAGGGCAATTTTACAACTGTATGTCGTAAAAAAGCAGATCCAATCAGTAGCTAAAGCATAAATCATATATGTAATAATAATGTTTATTACAGTACACAAAAACAGATAATTACAAAAGGGTACTGGCCATATATTAATATACTCTTCTTACCTTTTTCAGTTCATCTCTTTCATCTCTCGAGCAACAATAAGTTCCCCTCTGCCGTCACCATCACCGATGTCTGTAGGCATCATTATCTCATCGTCGACTGTGAAGTTATATTTCTCCCCAATGGCCCTTAGAAGCTGGTATACTTCAAACATAGTAGGCCTTTCCTTGGGAGTAAGCACCACACAATTACATGCAACTTTAAGAAACTGGAAAAGCTCCTCATTCACACCCTTCCCAACCAAAGATTTGTCGAGCGCATCCTGGAGTTGAGATTGGCTTGACAGCTGCATAATCCATTCCACCAAATTTCCTTTGAAGTCTTCAGGAGCTTTAGCAATATGGGTAGCTCTCTCACCAGTCACCAACTCAAGAAGAACAGTTCCAAAGCTGTAAACATCCCCCTTTGGAGTGGCAAGTAGAGTTCGTGCATACTCAGGAGCAACATAACCCAGATCCCCGAACTCCCCATTCACAAAAGTACTCAAATGCGTATCAATTGGATTCATGAGCCTAGCTAGGCCAAATTCAGATATTTTCGGCTCGAAATCTGCATCCAGTAAGATGCATTTGGAGCTTATGTTTCGGTGGATAATTCGAGGATTGCAGTTATGGTGGAGCCACGCTAATCCTCTGGCTGCCCCTATCCCAATTTTAAGCCTAGTTGGCCACTCCATAATCTTCGCACCATCAGCATCCATAGGATGTAGCTGATCGTGGAGGGTACCATTAGGCATGTACTTATACACTAAAAGCCTTTCCCTCTTCGCCACGCAAAATCCTAAAAGAGGAACCAAGTTACGGTGTTCTATATTCCCCAAAGTAGCCATCTCAGACAGAAACTCTTTCTCAGAGTGCTGAGATTCCTGCAGCCTCTTGACCATAAGTGGGGTGCCATCGTCGAGCACTGCCTTGTACATAGTTCCGGTTCTTCCTGACCCAATGATATTGTCTTTGTGGAAATTGTTGCTGGCCTTCATGAGATCACCCAGTTTCATTTTAGAAATTGACTTCTCAAACATGGAAACCTGGAGTAAACTAGCTTCATTACAATACAATACAGCTCAAACAACTAAAAATAGAAACATAACTTTCTGCATACTCAAAATGAACAAAGTAtagcaagaaagaaagagagagagagagagagaactaaTCAGATTATCATTGTATGTAAATCGTTAATTTGTTTCTAAAAGAAATGTTCTGTATTAGCTTGCCTTGATGCCTTTAGTTTTCTTGAAACTCTTCGCCCATTTGTTCCCTTCCGGgtcctcttccttcttccttgCAGACACTCTACGCATAAAGAAGAACAAGCCAATAACAACAATTAATGCTGCAAAAGTTGCACCACCAACACCAGCTCCCACAATAACTACACTGTTAGACTTCTTTGCAGCTGACCGGCACACCTCCAGAGGCTTCCCACAAAGTCCAGGATTGTTTGCATAAGAGTCCGCTGTAATTGATGTATTATTAAAGTTTGGGACTGGGCCAGACAGCTGATTGTTGGCCACACTAAATGTTTTAATCCTACTAAGCTGGCCAAGTTCTGGAGGAATGCTACCCGAGAACTTGTTGTTGTCAAGCTTAAGCACATTCAGATAGCTGCAATTGGAAAGCTTCATTGGGATTTGCCCTGTGAAGCTGTTAGATGAGAGATCAAGGGACGTAATGAACGTAATGATTTGATCGATATTAGTAGGAAGAAGTCCATTGAGCTGGTTGCTTGAAAGATCTAACCCTGTTAGGCTTGTGCAATTTGCTACGCCTCGAGGAAACGAGCCCTTCAGTCCCAAATCCGAAAGCTTGATGTTTAAAACTTTGCTCTCGTGAGGGTGCCAACACTCAATTCCCAGAAAATTACAGATGAAACCTTCAGTGTTGTTGTTGAAATCCCAGGAAGAGTTTAAGTAACCTAAAGTGTCCTGAAGTGATGCCTTTATACTTTTTAAGCAGTTGATATCACTCTCAACACCAAAGCTGAAACTACAACTAAGCAATAACCAGAGGACACCACCAATAAAAATGCCGGGATCTCGTCCATTCAACAACATATGCATTGAGAAAGCCATCAGAATCGCCTAAATAGCTACTTAGTGATATCAGAGATCAAGATACTGAACCCGCAAAACCCCAGCATTAGTCAACACCAAACCCtgaaacaaactcaaaagcaACAGAAAATGAACCCAATCAGACTACAAATACTGAAACCCACAAAAATCTAGCTTAGCTTTCAACAACACCGAATTtggaaataaatttaaaaaacaaaacaacacatacaacaaaacccaattcaTCACCACTGTCATCAAAAGATGCAAAAACAGGTTCAACAAGCAACAATTTGATTGATAAACCTGAAAATTCACAAACTACAGACTAAATCATAGACAAAGCTAGTTAAAAAACCTTACTTGATCCAACTGAGTTGACCCAAGCCTACCTAAACATAAGCATATATATTCACAAAAATCCAGCTAAAAGCTGAAGGCTTTGAgaaaatttttgaagaaccCACCTGAGATAGTTCACTAGCGCAAACACAGAAAATTCACAGAGCGCAAAGAAGGCTTCTTGAATCAACAACAGCAGAGCTTCCCCTCTTTCCACAAAGACAAGACTTCATGGGTCAGCAAATAAGCAACGGCAGATACGATTTACATACAGATATATTCATCCAATAACTACAAAGcgagaatttatatatattttttggaaaaactGGACACGGGTGTGTGTGAACGGAGATGCTTTTGCAGGACAGCCTTGGGTGGGTTTTGGGAAAAGTGAGGAAATGAGAGGCTCGACGGGTCAAAGAAGGCCGGCCATTTTTGTCAAACTTAGCGACGACTTGGGACTGCTAGAGCTCCTCAGAGTGCTTGACTcgctttttctttcatttccaaaaaataatacctaaatttatttatttatttatgtactGTTAGAAGAAATGTTATGCTATTGGTCACCAAACcgttaaaaatatgaaagcTTTAACTTTAAGGTCGTTTGTGCGTTTGTCTTCAACCACTCCTTTTTATCTCCTTgacttttggaaaaaattgGTTCATAAATTCTTAAGTAAAAGATTTACTTTTACTGCACTAAGATTCACCAAGTAAAAGTTTTGaactttgaatttgaatgagtttctatcaacaacaacaacaacaacaaaacttgAGTGAGTTGTTAGACATGAATGCAACTTCaacttgttttaatttttgctaGTCTTAAGaaaaattttccaaattttaacTCATTATTGATCTAGTGATATTCTCAACTTGCAACCGTGGTGTTAGTTGAATTGGTCTATATCTTTAGTGTGCTCTCAAGCGGTCATTGTTTCAAGTCCCCATGGTACCCTGTGTACGAATTTTCCTCCGTTTCTTCTTAACTTcagcacacacacaaaaatttatcaatttaAACTTTGTTCAAAGTTACCATTTAACTTTTAGAGCAGTGGCACTTCTATACTTCTATTCTTTCAATGATGGAAGAGATCCCAAAATCGAGTTACCTctcctaaaaataaaaaaaaattaatatttatttaaagttgAGCTCAACCCCAATAATGGAAAGGGTAGAGATCTTTATGTCAAAATCTCTTATAatcgaaaaaacaaaagttaaggTCGAGTCAATCACTTAATGTTAGCCATGGAATAGATTgggatttaatttaatttattatttttttcctacaTGAGGTTGTTTAGGTAGAGCCCGGTAGAGGTGACTGCTGAAAATAATGTTTCATCCGTTGCCATTTCTTCTCACATCACTCactttaattaaatatatttcttgCTTAATTATGCATTTAGGGCATGTGTAAAGCCATTTTGACTTGCATGTCATACTTGacctagaaaaaaaaaaacacaaaaaaagggGCATTCATCTTGTTTTGCTTGATTTGGCAATGCATCCCCTTTGTTTCAAAGATATCATCCTCACCTCATTTGATGTTCAATTACATTTTCTATAATTAGTTGTTTTATGTCATTAATCCTCATTAAAGAGTGCCCTCATTGCAATACAAATGAATCCATTatagaaattttaaatatatatcctGAACTTTTTTCAAACAACAAACTCCCCATTATTTTCCATGTGCTCCATCAGGGACAAAGTTCCTTCTCTTACAGTGTGGTGAAGGGCAGACTACTTAGTTTAAATTGATTATCGAAccattataaatatatactcGCCTAATATTTTAGGACATAGTCGAGTGTTCTTTTTActtgttttaataaaaaaaatcatattgctattctgaaaagaaaaacaaaaacaaaacaaaacctgcTATCAAACTACATTTTAAAATCCAAGAATACTTTGTCGACATTCATAAACAAAGTTTTAGATCATTTTTCCGTGACAAAGCATTACTTatggaaacaaaacaaaaccttgTACGACAAAGATGTTTTTCATAGTCCTGTCCAGCGCATAGAGGCAGGTGGCATAACCTTAACGCCACTCCACACTTCACTATAAACACTCCCAAGGCCCAGGCCCATACATTTCTCTAGATCGTCTCCAGTATCGTCCAACCGGGAAGTAGC
Proteins encoded:
- the LOC117636990 gene encoding probably inactive leucine-rich repeat receptor-like protein kinase At5g48380, translating into MAFSMHMLLNGRDPGIFIGGVLWLLLSCSFSFGVESDINCLKSIKASLQDTLGYLNSSWDFNNNTEGFICNFLGIECWHPHESKVLNIKLSDLGLKGSFPRGVANCTSLTGLDLSSNQLNGLLPTNIDQIITFITSLDLSSNSFTGQIPMKLSNCSYLNVLKLDNNKFSGSIPPELGQLSRIKTFSVANNQLSGPVPNFNNTSITADSYANNPGLCGKPLEVCRSAAKKSNSVVIVGAGVGGATFAALIVVIGLFFFMRRVSARKKEEDPEGNKWAKSFKKTKGIKVSMFEKSISKMKLGDLMKASNNFHKDNIIGSGRTGTMYKAVLDDGTPLMVKRLQESQHSEKEFLSEMATLGNIEHRNLVPLLGFCVAKRERLLVYKYMPNGTLHDQLHPMDADGAKIMEWPTRLKIGIGAARGLAWLHHNCNPRIIHRNISSKCILLDADFEPKISEFGLARLMNPIDTHLSTFVNGEFGDLGYVAPEYARTLLATPKGDVYSFGTVLLELVTGERATHIAKAPEDFKGNLVEWIMQLSSQSQLQDALDKSLVGKGVNEELFQFLKVACNCVVLTPKERPTMFEVYQLLRAIGEKYNFTVDDEIMMPTDIGDGDGRGELIVAREMKEMN